A genomic segment from Corylus avellana chromosome ca5, CavTom2PMs-1.0 encodes:
- the LOC132181343 gene encoding peroxidase P7-like gives MDTHLFVTIFCVLSVLGCGLGANAQLSPNFYGARCPRLQIIVRDAMRQAVIREPRLGASILRLFFHDCFVNGCDASLLLDDTPSFTGEKNAFPNRNSARGFEVIDAIKTRVEAACNATVSCADILALAARDGVVLLGGPSWTVPLGRRDARTASQSAANDQLPSPFADLGILISKFAAKGLNARDMTALSGGHTIGLARCTTFRTHIYNETNIDPNFATTRRASCPASGGDDNLAPLDSRTSNRFDNSYYRDLVGKRGLLHSDQELFNAGSQDALVRTYSNNVAAFAFDFAAAMLKMSKITPLTGTDGEIRGNCRVVN, from the exons GTGTCCTCTCTGTTTTAGGCTGCGGCTTGGGCGCCAATGCACAACTTTCTCCCAACTTCTATGGAGCCCGTTGCCCTAGACTTCAAATCATCGTGCGAGACGCCATGAGGCAAGCTGTGATTAGGGAGCCACGTCTTGGTGCCTCTATTCTTCGCTTGTTCTTCCATGACTGCTTTGTTAAC GGCTGCGATGCATCACTTCTACTGGATGACACGCCCTCCTTCACAGGCGAAAAGAATGCTTTCCCCAATAGAAATTCAGCCCGGGGTTTCGAAGTTATCGACGCCATTAAAACTCGTGTCGAAGCTGCCTGCAATGCTACTGTTTCTTGTGCCGACATTTTAGCACTTGCAGCAAGAGATGGAGTCGTCTTG CTGGGAGGACCCTCGTGGACAGTGCCACTGGGGCGGAGAGACGCCAGGACAGCTAGCCAGAGCGCAGCCAACGACCAACTTCCGTCTCCGTTTGCCGACCTTGGAATCCTCATCTCTAAATTCGCGGCCAAAGGGCTAAATGCCCGCGACATGACCGCGCTCTCTGGTGGCCACACGATAGGCCTAGCCCGATGCACCACATTCCGGACCCACATATACAACGAAACCAACATTGACCCAAACTTTGCCACGACCCGAAGGGCCAGCTGTCCGGCTTCCGGCGGTGACGATAATTTGGCCCCGCTTGACTCGCGGACTTCCAACCGGTTCGACAACAGCTATTACAGGGACCTTGTGGGTAAACGCGGGCTTCTTCATTCGGACCAAGAGCTTTTCAATGCAGGCTCCCAGGATGCTCTGGTTAGGACCTATAGTAATAACGTTGCAGCTTTTGCTTTTGACTTTGCTGCTGCGATGCTGAAGATGAGCAAAATTACCCCGCTCACCGGGACTGACGGGGAGATTAGAGGGAATTGCAGGGTGGTTAACTGA